A stretch of DNA from Candidatus Pseudomonas phytovorans:
CGAATGGCTCAGGGACGTTGGCGGCTACCCGCTGTTTTCGCTGTGTTATGCCTCGTTTGTTGGCCTGGCGGTGTTGTCGCTGTTGATTGCTGTTTGCCTGCCCAACGATACCGGCATCGCCAGCGCCAGCCAGCAAGCGGAAAAATCCGCCACGCTGCGCGCCGAGCCGTTCAGCCCGTCCGTGAAAGTGGCCATGGCTGTTGCGGCGCTGAGCTACGGGATCATGAACCTGCTCATGATTCAGGCATCGATGCACATGAAGCACATGCATGAGGACTTTTCGGACGTTCGCCTGGCAATCCAGTGGCATGTGGTTGCCATGTTTGCACCGTCATTTTTCACCGGCGCAATCATCCAGAAGCTGGGCATCAAGACCACCATCTGTGCCGGGCTGGCCCTGTTGATCGGTTGCTCGGCGCTGAATATCTGGTCGCACAGCTACGCCATGATGACCCTGGCGCTGATTGCCCTCGGGCTGGGCTGGAACCTGACGTATGTCGGCGGCGGAGCATTGCTGGCCCAGGCGCTGCAGAACAGCCCGGCAGCGATGCAGATGCAGGGCAAGAACGACCTGGCCATTGCCATTCTGGCAACCGTCGGTGCGTTCAGCCCATCGCTGTTGCTGAGTACGGTTGGCTGGGATGGCACCAATGCCATCTGCATGGCCCTGTGCATCGGTTTGCTCTTCGCCACGGCTGGCCTGCTGCAGAACAAGGCCTGCCTGCATACTTCAATGGAAGGTAGCCGCAAATGAGCGAGCTCATCAGCGTCAGCGAGCGCATCTATACCAAACTGGAAATGAACAACCCAGGCGGCAGCCACAAGTACCGGGCGGCCCGGCGCATCGTCGAACATGCCCTGCGCAATGGCGACATCATCCCGGGTGTGACCACGGTCATTGAAAAAACCGGTGGCAGTTTCGGTTTCGGTTTGCTGGCGGCCTGTCACAAGTACCAGGTTGCCGTCGAACTGGCGGTAGGGCTTGGCTTCAGCCAGACCAAACGGGATTTGCTGGAGTGTTTTGGTGCCAGGCTGATCGGCAAGGAGATGCTGGTTGCCGGTGCCACGCCCAAGGATGTCGTGATGCATCACCTGGAAAACCAGGCCGCGCTGGGCAAGTCCTACTTCTACACCGATCAATTCAATAACCCGGTGGGCATTGAAGCCCATCGTTACCAGACGGCCAGCGAACTTGCCGTGCAATTGACCAACGTCGGGGCGGGGCGGGAAATCCTGTTTGTCGGCTGCGCCGGCACGGGTGCAAGCTTCACCGGTATCACCCTGGGGTTGAAGGATCACGGTTTCGAGGTGTCGACGGTGTTGGTCGACCCCAGCGGTTGTGATTCAAGGGCGGGCGTGTTCACGGACCATCGTTTTGAGGGCATGGCCGTGGGTGTTTGCCCGCCCTTCCTGGACTGGTCGCTGGTGGGCGAGCGGGCTCAGGTGCAGCATGCAGAAATGCTGGCGGCACAGCGCTGGTTCTACATGCAAAGCGGCATTTTCGTGGGGAATACCGCCGCAGCCTGCCTCGCCGTTGCCCAGCGCATGGCCCAGCACCCGCGCTATGCGGCGACCACCCTGGTCACCATCGCCTATGACGCCGGCCTTTGGTACCAGGACTTGCTGGGGGCGACCCGGCGAAAGGCCGCCTAGGCGAGCGCCCACAGCAGGTGCCTGATCAGGTCAGGCGCCGTGGCACTTCTTGAATTTCTTCTCGCTGCCGCAAGGGCAAGGGTCGTTACGGCCAACGTCCTTCAGGGCGTTGCGTACCGGCTCCTGGTGGCCGTGGTTGCAGTGCGGGCCGTGGACATGGCCATGATCGTGGTGGTGGTCATGATCATGGTCGTGGTTGCAGTCAGGGCCATGAACGTGGGGTTGTTGGGACATTGCAGGGTTACTCCGGGATGTGATCGCCGGGGATTATCTCACCACTGCGCGATAAGTGCAGGTCCCGATGGATGAGCAACCCGGTGGCCAGTTCGCCCTGCAGGGTGTAATGCAGTGGCTGCTTGCTTCTAAGCAGTTTGGCCAGTGGCTTGAGGTGCTGCCACAGGTTGGTTCGTGCAGTGATCTTGAAGGTGCGCCCGGCGTGCCCGCCCACGCTGCGCCATACACTGGCTTCATCCTGCACCAGCAGCAGGTCGTTGAGGCGTATTGCATACGACAGGTTGCGGATGAACAGGCGGCTGTCATTGGGGTTGTCCACCCGCAGGTGCAGCACGAACTCCTGCTCCAGCAACCTGGCCTTGACCGTTTCGACCTCGACCAGGTGCACTTGGGGTTCGCGCCAGTCGTCACCCCCCCAACTGGCACAGCCCGCCAGCAACGCCAGGCATGCCAGCAGTGTGCAGGGCAGCAGCAGACGGGCGCGGGCTATCATGCTCAGCTACCCACGTAGCTGGCGCAGCATTTCTTGAACTTCTGCCCGCTGGCGCAGGGGCAGGGGTCATTGCGCCCTGCCTTGAGCCCGACCGTAGGGTCGATGAAGTACCAGCGCCCGGCATGCTGGACGAACGCCGACCGTTCACGGTGCTGGTGGTCGCCACCCTGGTCGTGCCAGCGCGCGGTGAAGGTGACAAACCCGTGCTCTGGCTGGCCGCCCAGCACTTCGGCGCCTTCCACCTCCAGGCCCAGCCAGGTGCTTTGGGCGCTCCAGGCCGCCATGGCGGTCTGGTCCAGGTCGGCTTGCTGGGCCGGCAGGGTAGTGGCCACCAGGTAGTCGACCAGGCCCAGCACGTAGGCACTGTAGCGTGAGCGCATCAGCGCCTGGGCATCAGGTGCCGGGGTACCGGCATGGTAGTGCCCGCAGCAGGCGTCGAGCAGGTTGCCACTGCCGCAAGGGCAGACCGAGACACTCATCATCACCACCAGTACTTGCCAAAGTTTTCAGGGTTGGCCCAGAACCTGGCGTTGAGCCAGTCCGGGACCTGCTTGTAGTCATGTAGATCATAGGTGAACAGGCTCAATACCTGCTGGTCACGGCGGAATTTCTCGCTGGCCGACAGGGCCAGGGCAAAAAAATCGGTGTCTTGCCAGCCGCAGGCGGCCAGGTCGGCCAACACCGCTACCCGGCTGGCATTGAGGTTGCGAATGCCGCCGAGCAGTTCGAGGCCGGTGCGCTTGGGCAGGTGTTCCAGGCAGTCCACCAGCACCGCCAGGTCAAAACGCTGGGCCGCCATTTCCGCGGGGAGCGGGCCCGGGGCAGCAGTGGCGATAGTCACCTGAGGGTGGGCCTGGGCGAAGGCGTCCAGCGCCGGAAAACGCGTGCCGACCAGCAGCAGGCGTTGCGGGGTGAAGCGTTCGAGCAGGGCCGCCAGAGCCTGCTGCGGGGTGCGTTGGGAAAAACCGTCGGTCATTGCCAGTCCTCGTTCAAGTCGTCCAAGACTAGCGGGCCGCAGCGTGCGGGCAAAGAGGCATGTGATCACGTCGTGGCTTATTGCTGGCAGGGTTGGAATGCGCGGTCTTTACTCCCAGAGATCGGCCTTATGCCGATTCCCCCTAGGAGAAGCAATGAAATGAGCATAGTACGCACAGCGTTACCCCTGGTACTGCTCACCAGTGTGTTGACTGGTTGTGCAGGTTTGCAAAAAACCGACTGGCCGAAGTGTGCTGCCGTCGGGGGTGTAGGCGGCGCCGCGTTGGGCGCTATAGAAAGCTCCAGTTGGGCTGGCTGGGGTGCTTTGCTGGGCGGTGGCCTGGCGGCGGGCTATTGCTGGGCCCATGGCGATGGCGACGAGGATGGCGACGGCGTGCCAGACAGCCGTGACAAGTGCCCGGGTACCCCGCGTGGGGTGCAGGTCGATGCCAACGGATGCCCGCCTGAGCCGGTTGCCGTGGTCGAGGAAGTGGTGGTGCAGAAGGAAGAAGTCATCGTTATCCGCGACGTGCACTTCGAGTTCGATTCTGCCCGCCTGACTGCCCGTGACAAAGAGCGCCTCAATACCATTTCCACGCGCCTGAAGCAGGAAGCGCCATCCGCCCGCCTGAGCGTCAGCGGCCATACCGACAGCGTTGGCTCCGACAGCTACAACCAGAAACTGTCCGAGCGCCGCGCCCACTCGGTGACCGACTACCTGATCGAGAGCGGTGTACCACGCAGCAGCTTTGTGTCGGTGGTAGGTGCTGGTGAAACCCAGCCGGTGGCTGACAATGCCACGGCCGAAGGGCGTGCCATGAACCGTCGTACCGAAATCAAGATCCAGCGGTAGACGGTGTGCGCCCGTGCCTTGAGCAGTGGCGCGGGCGCGTCTTCATGCCGGTCAGCCGTTCGTGGCCAATGACACAGGAGCATTCAGCATGAGTGTGACGTCGAAGGCGGCATTGCCGCTGTTGGTGGCTGCCAGCCTGCTTGCGGGTTGTGCAACCCACAGCGATGGTAGCGCGCCGCTCAACCAAAGGACCTGGCCCATCTGCAGCCTGCTGGGCGGCCTGGCCGGTGGCGGCCTGGGCGCTATTGAAAATTCTGCCTGGGCCGCAGGTGGCGGCGCCCTGGGCGCCATCGCCGGTGGGCTGATCTGCTACGCCCAGGATGGTGACGAAGATGGCGACGGTATTTTCGACCGCCGCGATCACTGTCCCGATACTCCCGCCAACACTGCAGTCGACCACATGGGTTGCCCGCTGAAGGAGTATCCGGCCGCTGCGCCCGCCACCGCACCTGAGCCCTCGCCAGAGGTGATCATCCTCGACGACAACGGTGCGGTGATGTTTGCTTTCGACTCCGCCGACCTGACCCCGGCGGCGCAGCAACGGCTGCAAGGCCTGGTGGCGAAGCTCGACTCACCGACAATAGCCAAGGTGAGCGTGATCGGGCACACCGACAGCGTGGGTTCCGACAGCTACAACCAGGGGCTTTCCGAGCGCCGTGCCAGCAGCGTTGCCGAGTACCTGATCAGCCAGGGCCTGGAGCCGGGCAAGGTCACCAGCCAGGGCCGTGGCGAAAGCCAGCCCGTCACCGACAACGAAACAGAGGAGGGCCGCGCGCGCAACCGACGGGTGGAGCTGCACCTCAACTGAGCGGTGCTGGCGCCTGCCTTGGCATTGCAGTTAATGTGGGGCGCACGGCCCGCTCGAACGGGTCGTCTCGACATAACAACAACCTGTAGGGGCGGGGGTATGAAGTTCATTCTGGGCCTGGGCAAGATCCTGACGGTCGCTTTCTGGGGCGTGGTGTTGTTCAATCAGCTGATGCCGCAGCCCTTGCCCTTGAATTTGTTGATCAATGCCGCTGGCATCGTCCTGTTTGGCTTGCACCTGCTCGAAGTGCTGTTCTTCAATGGCAGCTTGCGTGGGCGTAGCCACCGTTGGTTCGATCGTTTGCAGATCCTGCTGACAGGTATCTTCCATGTCATGTCCATTCCCCGTGCGCAGGAGGCGCCGCGAAATGCGTAATCTGATGTTGCTGGCCATGTTGGCCGCGCCCTTGGCCCAGGCTGAAAGCCTGGAAGTTGCTGCCAACTCCATGCTGCGCCTGCCCGACAAGTCGGCCAGCGTGCACTTCACGCACCTGCGCGTCGCAGATGCGGCAACCCTGCTGCTGCCTGCCTCGCTTGCGCAATTGAAAGTCGACCAGCTGGAACTGGGGCGTGATGCGCGTATTGCCATTGCCCCCTCCGATAGCCCCCTGCTGATCGAGGCGCGCAGCGCGAGGTTGGGTGAGGGCAGTGAATTCACTGCGACCGGGGCAGCGGGCAGTTACCAACGGGCAGCCCGTTCCGGCCGTAGTCTGGACCTGAAGCTGACTGAAGTGGATGCCGAGCGGGTGGTGATCGATGCCCGTGGCGGTGCAGGTGCACCCGGTTACGTGGGGCTTGATGGTGGCAACGGCCAGGCGGGTGGCTGCACCTGGGGCCAGGCCAGCCGTGGTGCCAATGGCGATGACGGCGGCAATGGGCACGATGGTGCACCGGGAGGACGCATTCGCCTGAGCGTGCCGCAGGGCTTCGCGCAAGAGCGCGTTGTCGTGCGCCTGGATGGCGGCGCCCCGGGCAAGCCTGGGGCGGCAGGCAAGGCGGGTAAAGGTGGGGCTAGCAAGGGGTGCCTGGTATACAGCACCGATGCTGGCGCCAATGGCCGGCCAGGGCAGCCGGGGCAACCAGGCTTGGCGGGTGCCGCAGGTGAGCTGATTCTGCAGCACCTCTGAGGCGCCCCGGCAGGAACCGGGCAGCGCCTGTCAGAACATCAGGCGCGAACTGGCCACCGCTACCACCGCCAGGCCCAGCAGCAGGTTAACCCCTACCATCCGCCGGATGCGCCCGAGTACCGCCGCCCCTGTCGGCCAGTCCTCGGCCTGCACCGCCGTTTTCAATTCCGGCAGCAGCAACGCCTGAATGCGCATGAACAAGGCAAACATGGCGATGCCTCCGCCAATCATCACCTGCACATACTTTGGCGCAGTCTCGAATCCGCTGAAACGCATGTGCAACATGCCGATACCACTTATCGCCAATATCGCCACCGCCAGCCAGACCCAGCCGAAGAAGCGTCGGAAAACTTCCACCCACAGGCGCAGCCGCGCAGGCCCTTCAAGGGCCGCAACCGTTGCCGGGCGCAGCACCAGCCAGGCGAAGAACATGCCGCCGACCCATACCAGGGCAGCCAGAACATGCAGTGTGTAGGGCAGGGCAAAGGCCAGCATCCGGATCTCCATGCGGCATAAAGGGCAATAGCGGGGTATGATAGCCGCCCATGCGAAACACTGAAAATATATCCAGCCCTACGGGCGCCTGCAGACCATGATCAGCACCGAACTCAAAGCCACCATCCAGGGCGCCTACTCGCGTTTTCTCGAAGCCAAAAGCCTCAAGCCGCGCTATGGCCAGCGCCTGATGATCGCCGAAGTGGCCAAGGTACTTGGCGACATCGCCTGCGACGATGAAGGCCGCCGCGCGGGCGAGCCTGCCGTGGTTGCCGTCGAGGCGGGCACCGGTACCGGCAAGACGGTGGCCTACGCGCTGGCTGCGATCCCGGCTGCCAAGGCAGCCGGCAAGCGCCTGGTGATCGCCACTGCGACCGTGGCCCTGCAAGAGCAGATCGTCATCAAGGACCTGCCCGACCTGATGCGTAACAGTGGCCTGAATTTCAGCTTCGCGCTGGCCAAAGGCCGTGGCCGCTACCTGTGCCTGTCCAAGCTCGACATCCTCCTGCAGGAGGGCCACGCCCAGTCGGCCACTGCCCAGTTGTTCGAGGAAGAAGGCTTCCGCATCGAAGTCGACGAGCGCAGCCAGAAGCTGTTCAACAGCATGATCGAGAAGCTTGCCGGCAACCGCTGGGACGGTGACCGTGACAGTTGGTCAGAAGCCCTGGAAGATCAGGACTGGGCCCGCCTGACCACCGACCATAGCCAGTGCACCGGGCGGCACTGCCCGAATTTCCAGCAGTGCGTGTTCTACAAGGCCCGTGAAGGCATGGGCAAGGTCGATGTGATCGTTACCAACCACGACATGGTGCTGGCCGACTTGGCCCTGGGCGGCGGTGCGGTGTTGCCCGACCCGCGCGACACCATGTACGTGTTCGACGAAGGCCACCACCTGCCAGACAAGGCCATCGGCCACTTCGCCCACTATTCGCGCCTGCGCTCAACCGCAGACTGGCTGGAACAGACCGCCAAGAACCTGACCAAGTTGCTGGCCCAGCACCCGCTGCCCGGCGACCTGGGCAAGTACATCGAGCAGGTGCCGGAGTTGGCGCGGGAAGTGCGCACCCAGCAGCAGTTCATGTTCACCCTTTGCGAACAGGTTGCCGACTTCCGCCCCAGTGAAGACACCGAGGGCCGTGAGCGCCCGCGCTATCGCTTCGAAGGCGGCGTCGTGCCGGAACAGATACGCGAAGTGGGCATCGAGCTGAAGAAGGGCTTTGCCCGCCTCAACGATCTGTTCACCCGCCTGGCCGACCTGCTCAAGGAAGGCATGGACGGCGAGGTCAACATTGGCATCGCCAGCCATCAGGCCGAGGAGTGGTACCCGTTGTTCGGTAGCCTGGTCACCCGTGCCCAGGGCAACTGGGAACTGTGGACGGCCTTTACCGCCGAAGATCCGGAAGACAGCCCGCCCATGGCGCGCTGGCTGACGCTGGCCGAGAGCGGTGCGATGTTCGACATCGAGGTCAACGCCAGCCCCATCCTTGCCGCCGAAATGCTTCGCCGCAGCCTGTGGAGCGTTGCCCACGGTGCGCTGGTGACGTCGGCGACGTTGACCGCGCTGGGCAAGTTCGACCGCTTCCGCATGCGCTCGGGTTTACCGCGTGATGCGGTGACCTGTGTGGTGCCCAGCCCGTTCGTGCACGGCGACGCCGGCCTGTTGCGGGTACCCGACCTCAAGGCCGACCCACGCGACGCGGCGGCACACACCGCGGCAATTATCCGCGAGCTGCCGAACATCGTCGAAGGTGCCCGCGGCGCTCTGGTGCTGTTCTCCTCGCGCAAACAAATGCAGGACGTGTTCGATGGCCTGGACCGTGACTGGCGCAAGCTGGTACTGATTCAGGGCAACCTGTCCAAGCAGGAAACCCTGAACAAGCACAAGGCGCGGGTCGACGATGGCCAGCACAGCGTGCTGTTCGGCCTGGCAAGCTTTGCCGAGGGTGTCGACTTGCCTGGCGCCTATTGCGAGCATGTGGTGATTGCCAAGATTCCATTTTCCGTGCCCGATGACCCGGTCGAAGCCGCGCTGGCGGAGTGGATCGAGGCCCGGGGCGGCAACCCGTTCATGGAAATTGCAGTGCCCGACGCCTCATTGAAGCTGATCCAGGCTTGCGGTCGCCTGCTGCGTACCGAGCAGGATCGTGGTGTCATTACCTTGCTGGATCGGCGCCTGGTCACCCAGCGCTACGGCAAGGCTATTCTCAATGCGCTGCCGCCGTTCCGGCGGGAGATTTGCTGACGCGCCGGAGCACTTGCTCCGGCGCGTTGTCCATTACTCAGTCCTGGGCCATGCCGGCCCTGAAGGAGAGCCCCAGCCTTATGGTCCGCCGTACCCTGCCCGCTGTTTTCGCCCTGTTGTTCAGCTCGCCCTTGCTGGCCGGGCAGCAGACGCTGTTCAGCTTCGTACGCCCGGCCTCGGTGGTCAACGTGGCGACCGAGGATGCCGGCATGCCGCAGTACAACGCGGAGCAGACGGCGCAGGGCGAGGTGTTGCGGCGTGTGGTGTTCAACCCGGCCCAGCGGCCGACTCTGCGCCTGAGCCCCCAAGATGGAGTGTGGGACTGGTCCGCCGGGCAGTTCCTCACCTTGCGCCTGCAAAGTGCCATGGACTGGGCGTTGACGGTGGATGTCACGGTGCAGGGCAGCGATGGCCGCACGTTGACCAGCCGGATCGACCTGCCGGCCGGCCCCGCGCAAACCGTGATGGTGCCGCTGACGGCCAGCTCGCCGCTGAGCCAGGGCATGCGCGCCGGCCCGCCCATGCCGTGGAACCATGACGGCCAGCGCTTGCTGCTGACCAGCAGCGCCGGCGCGGTAGACCTCAAGCAGGTGGCCTCGGTCAGCCTGAGCATCCCCAACCCCAAGGTCGCGCAGAACCTGCTGATCGAGCGGGTGGGCATCCAGGATGACGACCAGGCCTACAAGGCGGCGTATCTGGACCTGATCGATGCCTATGGTCAGTCCACTCGCGGCAACTGGCCCGAGAAGGTCGCCAATGACGAGCAGCTCAAGGCGGCCGATACGCGTGAACAGCAACAGCTCAAAGGCTGGCTGGCTGAGCGTGACAAACAGCAACTGGACGGTTACGGCGGGCTGCTGGCCGGGCCTGCGTTCGAGGCGAAGGGCTTCTTTCGCACCGAAAAGCGTGATGGCCGCTGGTACCTGGTAACGCCGGAGGGGCACCCGTTCTATTCCCTGGGGGTGAATGCCGTTGCTGCAGACGGTGGGCGTACTTACGTTGCCGGCCGTGAAAGCATGTTCAAGGCGTTGCCGGGCGAGGGCGATGCACTGGCCGCATTCTATGGCGACGGCAACAACGACGATGGCAATGCCTCGTCGCAAGGGCGCAACTTCAAGCAAGGGCGCTGGTTCGACTTCTATGCCGCCAATGTGCAGCGTACCTACGGCAAACCCTGCCCGCCTGCCGCACAAGGGCAGCCGGCCAACTGCCCGCCACTGGCACTGGACGCTAGCCGCTGGCAAGCGCACGCGCTCGACCGGCTGCAAGCCTGGGGTTTCAACACGGTTGGTAACTGGAGCGAACCCGCCCTGGGCCAGGCCAAACGTATGCCCTACACCTTGCCGCTGTCGATCGTGGGTGATTACGCCAGCATCAGCACCGGCATGGACTGGTGGGGCAGCATGCCCGACCCGTTCGACCCGCGTTTTGCCATGGCCACCGAGCGCGCCGTGGCCATCGCCGCCCGTGATCACCGTGACGACCCTTGGCTGATCGGCTACTTTGCCGACAACGAGCTGGCCTGGGCTGCCCCGGGCAGCGACCCCAAGGCCCGGTATGGTCTGGCCTACGGCACCTTGCGCCTGACCACCGATGTACCGGCCAAGCGCGCCTTCCTCAAGCAGCTGCGCGACAAGTACCGTAACCAGGAAGGGCTGTCCAAGGCGTGGGGCATCGAACTGACCGCCTGGGAGCTGATGGAAGACCCGGGCTTCGAGGCGCCGTTGCCTGACCCGCAACACCCGGAAATCGAGCGCGACTACCAGTACTTCCAGCAGGTGTTCGCCGAGACCTACTTCAAGACCATTGCCGACTCCTTGAGGTGGCATGCCCCCAATCACCTGCTGCTCGGTGGCCGCTATGCGGTCAGCACGCCAGAGGCGGTCAAGGCCTGTGCCGAGTTCTGCGATGTGCTCAGCTTCAACTTCTATACCCTCAAGCCGCAGGACGGCTACGACTTCGCTCGGCTGGCCGAGCTGGACAAACCGGTGCTGGTGTCCGAGTTCCAGTTTGGTTCGCGCGATCGCGGGCCGTTCTGGCCGGGGCCGTTGGAGTTGGCGCGAGAAGAAGACCGTGGCCCGGCCTATGGCAACTTCCTCAAGGCGGCCCTGGCGCAGCCGATGATCGTTGGCGCGCACTGGTTCCAGTACCTCGACCAGCCAGCCAGTGGTCGCCTGCTTGACGGCGAGAACGGCCACCTTGGCCTGGTGGCGATTACCGATGTGTCGTACACGGGGTTTGTCGATGCCGTGCGCAAGAGCAATTTGCAGGCGATGGGCCAGTTACGCACCCAGCTGGAAAAACCGGCACCCTGAGCACGAAGCTACCGTTCGTCGCGACCATTTGGCCCAAGCCAGTTTGCAAAACCCCCAACTACTGAAACAATGCACACCTTTTTTGGACATGGTCGTACGGGGTACAGCGGGTGCAGATCCAGGGTCACTATGAGCTGAAGTTCGAAGCCGTGCGCGAAGCCTTTGCCGCGCTGTTCGAAGATCCCCAGGAGCGTGGCGCTGCGCTGTGCATTCAGGTCGGTGGCGAAACCGTCGTCGACTTGTGGGCCGGCAGTGCCGACAAAGATGGCCAGCAGGCCTGGCACAGCGACACCATTGCCAACCTGTTCTCCTGTACCAAAACGTTCACTGCCGTCACCGCCCTGCAACTGGTGGGTGAGGGCAAGTTGGCCCTCGATGCCCCGGTGGCCAACTACTGGCCTGAGTTCGCCCAGGCCGGTAAGCAGTCGATCACCTTGCGCCAGCTGCTCAGCCACCGCGCCGGCCTGCCGGCCATCCGCGAGCTGCTGCCAGCTGAAGCCCTGTATGACTGGCAGGCCATGGTCAATGCCCTGGCGGCTGAAACACCGTGGTGGACCCCCGGTAGCGAACACGGGTATGCCGCCATCACCTATGGTTGGCTGATCGGCGAGTTGATTCGCCGCGCCGATGGCCGAGGCCCTGGCGACTCGATCGTGGCACGCACCGCCCGGCCGTTGGGGTTGGACTTCCATGTTGGCCTGGCCGAGGAGGAGTTCTACCGCGTGGCGCACATCGCCCGTGGCAAAGGCAACCCCGGGGATGCTGCCGCGCAGCGCTTGCTGCAGGTGACCATGCGCGAGCCCGAGGCGCTGTCGACCCGTGCCTTCACCAACCCGCCGGCGATCCTCACCAGCACCAACAAGCCGGAATGGCGGCGCATGCAACAGCCAGCAGCCAATGGCCATGGCAATGCCCGCAGCCTGGCGGGTTTCTATGCCGGGTTGCTGGACGGCAGCCTGCTCGAATCCGAACTGCTTGACGAACTGACCCGCGAGCACAGCCTCGGCCAGGACCGTACCTTGCTTACCCAGACTCGCTTTGGCCTGGGCTGCATGCTCGACCAGCCCGATGTGGCCAATGCCACCTTTGGCCTCGGCGCCCGTGCCTTCGGCCACCCAGGTGCAGGTGGCTCGGTCGGCTTTGCCGACCCGGAGCACGATGTGGCCTTCGGTTTCGTGGTCAATACCCTCGGCCCGTACGTGCTCATGGACCCACGCGCCCAGAAACTGGTACGTGTCCTTGCCGATTGCCTTTGATCGGGTAATGCGGGTATTGCCCCACCCCTTTGACTATCCTCAATGCCAACGCGCTAGTTGTGTTGGCAAAATCTCTTTCTATTTCATGGTGTATCGCTGATGTCTTCACATAAAACCTTAGCACTCGCCCTGTGCCTGACCGCCGTTACC
This window harbors:
- a CDS encoding MFS transporter; its protein translation is MNSTLPRRTYLYFTAQSINLTTAVMSVTMAAIVGAALAPAAAWSTVPYGFQFLCLMLATYPVSRLMSRIGRKKAFMLGSIPLAASGISGYLAVEYQHFQLLVLSHSALGVYIAFANFNRFAATDNLAQSLKPKALSLVVAGGVIAAVVGPTLTEWLRDVGGYPLFSLCYASFVGLAVLSLLIAVCLPNDTGIASASQQAEKSATLRAEPFSPSVKVAMAVAALSYGIMNLLMIQASMHMKHMHEDFSDVRLAIQWHVVAMFAPSFFTGAIIQKLGIKTTICAGLALLIGCSALNIWSHSYAMMTLALIALGLGWNLTYVGGGALLAQALQNSPAAMQMQGKNDLAIAILATVGAFSPSLLLSTVGWDGTNAICMALCIGLLFATAGLLQNKACLHTSMEGSRK
- a CDS encoding pyridoxal-phosphate dependent enzyme → MSELISVSERIYTKLEMNNPGGSHKYRAARRIVEHALRNGDIIPGVTTVIEKTGGSFGFGLLAACHKYQVAVELAVGLGFSQTKRDLLECFGARLIGKEMLVAGATPKDVVMHHLENQAALGKSYFYTDQFNNPVGIEAHRYQTASELAVQLTNVGAGREILFVGCAGTGASFTGITLGLKDHGFEVSTVLVDPSGCDSRAGVFTDHRFEGMAVGVCPPFLDWSLVGERAQVQHAEMLAAQRWFYMQSGIFVGNTAAACLAVAQRMAQHPRYAATTLVTIAYDAGLWYQDLLGATRRKAA
- a CDS encoding SEC-C metal-binding domain-containing protein, whose protein sequence is MSQQPHVHGPDCNHDHDHDHHHDHGHVHGPHCNHGHQEPVRNALKDVGRNDPCPCGSEKKFKKCHGA
- a CDS encoding LEA type 2 family protein — its product is MIARARLLLPCTLLACLALLAGCASWGGDDWREPQVHLVEVETVKARLLEQEFVLHLRVDNPNDSRLFIRNLSYAIRLNDLLLVQDEASVWRSVGGHAGRTFKITARTNLWQHLKPLAKLLRSKQPLHYTLQGELATGLLIHRDLHLSRSGEIIPGDHIPE
- a CDS encoding YchJ family protein — translated: MSVSVCPCGSGNLLDACCGHYHAGTPAPDAQALMRSRYSAYVLGLVDYLVATTLPAQQADLDQTAMAAWSAQSTWLGLEVEGAEVLGGQPEHGFVTFTARWHDQGGDHQHRERSAFVQHAGRWYFIDPTVGLKAGRNDPCPCASGQKFKKCCASYVGS
- a CDS encoding DUF6231 family protein, producing the protein MTDGFSQRTPQQALAALLERFTPQRLLLVGTRFPALDAFAQAHPQVTIATAAPGPLPAEMAAQRFDLAVLVDCLEHLPKRTGLELLGGIRNLNASRVAVLADLAACGWQDTDFFALALSASEKFRRDQQVLSLFTYDLHDYKQVPDWLNARFWANPENFGKYWW
- a CDS encoding OmpA family protein — protein: MSIVRTALPLVLLTSVLTGCAGLQKTDWPKCAAVGGVGGAALGAIESSSWAGWGALLGGGLAAGYCWAHGDGDEDGDGVPDSRDKCPGTPRGVQVDANGCPPEPVAVVEEVVVQKEEVIVIRDVHFEFDSARLTARDKERLNTISTRLKQEAPSARLSVSGHTDSVGSDSYNQKLSERRAHSVTDYLIESGVPRSSFVSVVGAGETQPVADNATAEGRAMNRRTEIKIQR
- a CDS encoding OmpA family protein, whose translation is MSVTSKAALPLLVAASLLAGCATHSDGSAPLNQRTWPICSLLGGLAGGGLGAIENSAWAAGGGALGAIAGGLICYAQDGDEDGDGIFDRRDHCPDTPANTAVDHMGCPLKEYPAAAPATAPEPSPEVIILDDNGAVMFAFDSADLTPAAQQRLQGLVAKLDSPTIAKVSVIGHTDSVGSDSYNQGLSERRASSVAEYLISQGLEPGKVTSQGRGESQPVTDNETEEGRARNRRVELHLN
- a CDS encoding DUF1145 domain-containing protein, with translation MKFILGLGKILTVAFWGVVLFNQLMPQPLPLNLLINAAGIVLFGLHLLEVLFFNGSLRGRSHRWFDRLQILLTGIFHVMSIPRAQEAPRNA
- a CDS encoding collagen-like protein, producing the protein MRNLMLLAMLAAPLAQAESLEVAANSMLRLPDKSASVHFTHLRVADAATLLLPASLAQLKVDQLELGRDARIAIAPSDSPLLIEARSARLGEGSEFTATGAAGSYQRAARSGRSLDLKLTEVDAERVVIDARGGAGAPGYVGLDGGNGQAGGCTWGQASRGANGDDGGNGHDGAPGGRIRLSVPQGFAQERVVVRLDGGAPGKPGAAGKAGKGGASKGCLVYSTDAGANGRPGQPGQPGLAGAAGELILQHL
- a CDS encoding CopD family protein, whose translation is MLAFALPYTLHVLAALVWVGGMFFAWLVLRPATVAALEGPARLRLWVEVFRRFFGWVWLAVAILAISGIGMLHMRFSGFETAPKYVQVMIGGGIAMFALFMRIQALLLPELKTAVQAEDWPTGAAVLGRIRRMVGVNLLLGLAVVAVASSRLMF